The following are encoded together in the Rana temporaria chromosome 12, aRanTem1.1, whole genome shotgun sequence genome:
- the LOC120918667 gene encoding keratin, type I cytoskeletal 47 kDa-like, whose amino-acid sequence MSARFSSGSSYQVSNSGGGYGGSSFGGGSGGGYGGSSFGGGSGGGFGGAGYGGSSFGGGSGGGFGGGSYGGGFGGGSGGGASSGFSINAGGSSNFTGNDKQTMQNLNDRLATYLEKVRDLETANAELELKIREWYEKQVGAAAGAGAKDYSKYYEIINDLRGKILDVTVGNSRIVLQIDNARLAADDFRMKYETELALRQSVEGDIAGLRRALDDLSLSRGDLEIQYESLTEELAYLKKNHAEESQQARSSAAGQVNVEMDAAPGIDLTKILNDMRENYENLAEKNRRDAEALFAQKSKELNQQISVGVQEVQTTKSEITDLRRTLQGLEIELQSQLALKKSLEDTFSETEGRYGAQLQQLQLVLSGLEEQIYQVRSDIERQGMEYRELLNIKNRLEMEIETYRRLLDGEMGQSSTSKSSTVSSSSKASSSSNASSSSSSTAVAVKTASIEEKKDPTKTRVVKTIVEDIVDGKVVSSSVQEREEKVN is encoded by the exons ATGTCTGCCCGCTTTAGCTCAGGATCATCTTATCAAGTTTCAAACTCAGGTGGTGGCTACGGTGGTAGCTCCTTCGGAGGTGGAAGTGGTGGTGGCTACGGTGGTAGCTCCTTCGGAGGTGGAAGTGGCGGTGGCTTTGGAGGTGCTGGCTACGGTGGTAGCTCCTTCGGAGGTGGAAGTGGTGGTGGCTTCGGAGGTGGAAGCTATGGTGGAGGGTTTGGTGGTGGATCAGGTGGGGGAGCCAGTTCTGGGTTTTCTATCAATGCTGGGGGTTCAAGTAACTTCACTGGAAATGATAAGCAGACCATGCAGAACCTCAATGACCGTCTGGCTACCTACCTAGAAAAAGTCAGGGACCTGGAAACAGCTAACGCTGAGCTGGAGCTCAAGATCCGTGAGTGGTATGAGAAGCAAGTAGGTGCTGCAGCAGGTGCAGGAGCCAAAGATTACAGCAAGTACTATGAAATCATCAATGACTTGAGGGGAAAG ATCTTGGATGTCACTGTTGGGAACTCCAGGATTGTCCTGCAAATTGACAATGCCAGACTGGCTGCTGATGACTTTAGAATGAA GTATGAGACCGAGCTGGCTCTACGCCAGAGTGTGGAGGGTGACATTGCTGGCCTCCGCAGAGCCTTGGATGACCTGAGCTTGTCCAGAGGAGACCTGGAGATCCAATATGAAAGTCTAACAGAAGAGTTGGCTTACCTCAAGAAGAACCATGCAGAG GAATCGCAACAGGCAAGAAGCAGTGCTGCTGGCCAGGTCAATGTAGAGATGGATGCTGCTCCTGGAATAGATCTCACTAAGATTCTGAATGACATGAGAGAAAATTATGAAAACCTGGCTGAGAAGAACCGCCGAGACGCAGAGGCATTGTTTGCCCAGAAG AGTAAAGAACTTAACCAGCAGATCTCAGTCGGTGTGCAAGAAGTACAAACAACCAAGTCTGAAATCACTGACCTTAGACGGACCCTCCAAGGCTTGGAGATAGAGTTGCAGTCTCAACTGGCACTG aaaaaatctcTTGAAGACACCTTCTCTGAGACAGAGGGCCGTTATGGAGCACAGCTCCAGCAGCTCCAACTTGTCCTCAGTGGGCTAGAGGAGCAGATTTATCAGGTCAGATCAGACATAGAACGCCAAGGCATGGAGTACAGAGAGCTGCTCAATATTAAGAACAGATTGGAGATGGAGATTGAAACATACCGTCGCCTGCTGGATGGAGAAATGGG gcaatCTTCTACCTCTAAGTCCTCCACCGTGTCTTCCTCTTCCAAGGCATCTTCCTCTTCCAATGCATCTTCCTCATCATCCTCTACAGCTGTTGCAGTAAAGACAGCATCTATTGAAGAGAAAAAAG ACCCAACCAAAACCAGAGTAGTGAAGACCATTGTGGAGGATATTGTAGATGGGAAGGTCGTGTCCTCCTCtgtgcaggagagagaagagaaggtgAATTAA